A window from Bosea sp. ANAM02 encodes these proteins:
- a CDS encoding protein-glutamate O-methyltransferase CheR: MTEADFSFLRLLLQQRSGLSLTADKRYLAESRLGILCRRRGIADLEALVRQLRLGRDPGLESAVVDAMTTNETLFFRDQTPFNLFRDVILPERLAANAASRSLRIWCAAVSSGQEAYSLAMLIDELGERLAGWRIEILGTDISAEILEKARAGIYSQFEVQRGLPIQMLLKHFQQVGDKWQVSERIRAMVTFKPHNLLDHNDQFGRFDVIFCRNVLIYFDVPTKVKVLEMLTPRLVPDGAFLLGAAETVLGLATKLTCDPQHRGLYRHAAMAAAPVTTSPAPGLRPRPAIAAGALRG; encoded by the coding sequence ATGACCGAAGCCGATTTCTCCTTCCTGCGCCTTCTGCTGCAGCAGCGCTCCGGCCTGTCGCTGACCGCGGACAAGCGCTACCTCGCCGAAAGCCGGCTCGGCATCCTCTGCCGCCGGCGCGGCATCGCCGATCTCGAGGCGCTGGTCCGCCAGCTCAGGCTCGGCCGCGATCCGGGGCTTGAAAGCGCGGTGGTCGACGCCATGACCACGAACGAGACGCTGTTCTTCCGCGACCAGACGCCGTTCAACCTGTTCCGGGACGTGATCCTGCCCGAGCGGCTCGCCGCCAACGCCGCCAGCCGCTCGCTGCGGATCTGGTGCGCCGCCGTCTCCAGCGGCCAGGAAGCCTATTCGCTGGCCATGCTGATCGACGAGCTCGGCGAGCGGCTCGCCGGCTGGAGGATCGAGATCCTGGGGACCGATATCTCCGCCGAGATCCTGGAGAAGGCCCGTGCCGGCATCTACAGCCAGTTCGAGGTCCAGCGCGGCCTGCCGATCCAGATGCTGCTCAAGCATTTCCAGCAGGTCGGCGACAAGTGGCAGGTTTCCGAGCGCATCCGCGCGATGGTCACGTTCAAGCCGCACAATCTGCTGGACCACAACGACCAGTTCGGCCGCTTCGACGTGATCTTCTGCCGCAACGTGCTGATCTATTTCGACGTCCCGACCAAGGTGAAAGTACTGGAGATGCTGACTCCGCGCCTTGTGCCGGACGGCGCCTTCCTGCTCGGCGCCGCCGAGACCGTGCTGGGGCTGGCGACGAAGCTGACCTGCGATCCGCAGCATCGCGGCCTTTACCGGCACGCAGCGATGGCTGCGGCTCCCGTGACCACCTCGCCCGCGCCGGGTCTCCGGCCGCGCCCGGCCATCGCTGCCGGCGCGCTGCGCGGCTGA
- the cheB gene encoding chemotaxis-specific protein-glutamate methyltransferase CheB → MLSPRALPASPASRHKTVVIADDSVVVRGLFARWLGEAGNFHVVAVAGDGETAVAHATRFKPDVMVLDLDMPGVDGAAALPQILRESPNTGVLLAATLNERNTRLALECMTRGAMDVVSKPDSRSGMTLSLDFRSEFLLKLGNIVQAPVKPGSLPPDIEIELPHAGPVNLRPLVSVMPRYLVIGASTGGPRAVAKVLFDIGEGLNDLTTVVVQHMPPLFTASFAEQVAAHIGVPAREPFDGERLMRGTVYIAPGGRHLGIDRRLGHIVARIGDEPPVNFCRPAVDVLFGDAARHLGAAALGLVLTGMGSDGTEGAGALRKAGAAVIAQDEPSSTIWGMPGSVVRARQASTVIALDEIGASIRCLVRGVQPA, encoded by the coding sequence ATGTTGTCTCCCCGCGCGCTTCCCGCAAGTCCCGCATCGCGGCACAAGACCGTGGTGATCGCCGACGATTCCGTCGTCGTACGCGGGCTCTTCGCGCGCTGGCTGGGCGAGGCCGGCAATTTCCACGTCGTCGCCGTCGCCGGTGACGGCGAGACCGCGGTCGCCCACGCCACCCGCTTCAAGCCGGACGTGATGGTGCTCGACCTCGACATGCCCGGCGTCGACGGCGCCGCCGCCCTGCCCCAGATCCTCAGGGAAAGCCCGAACACGGGCGTCCTGCTCGCGGCGACGCTCAACGAACGCAACACGCGGCTCGCGCTGGAATGCATGACACGGGGCGCGATGGACGTGGTCTCCAAGCCGGACAGCCGCAGCGGGATGACGCTCTCGCTCGATTTCCGCAGCGAGTTCCTGCTCAAGCTCGGGAATATCGTCCAGGCGCCGGTGAAGCCCGGCTCGCTGCCGCCGGACATCGAGATCGAGCTGCCCCATGCCGGCCCGGTGAACCTGCGCCCGCTCGTTTCTGTGATGCCGCGTTATCTCGTGATCGGCGCCTCGACTGGCGGTCCGCGCGCCGTCGCCAAGGTGCTGTTCGACATCGGCGAGGGGCTGAACGACCTGACGACGGTCGTCGTCCAGCACATGCCGCCGCTCTTCACCGCCTCCTTCGCCGAGCAGGTCGCGGCCCATATCGGCGTGCCCGCCCGCGAGCCCTTCGACGGCGAGCGCCTGATGCGCGGCACTGTCTATATCGCGCCGGGCGGCCGCCATCTCGGCATCGACCGCAGGCTAGGCCATATCGTCGCCCGCATCGGCGACGAGCCGCCCGTCAATTTCTGCCGCCCGGCCGTCGACGTCCTGTTCGGCGATGCCGCTCGTCATCTCGGCGCCGCCGCGCTCGGCCTCGTCCTCACCGGCATGGGCAGCGACGGCACCGAGGGCGCCGGCGCGCTGCGCAAGGCCGGCGCCGCCGTCATCGCCCAGGACGAGCCGAGCAGCACGATCTGGGGCATGCCGGGCTCCGTCGTGCGCGCCCGCCAGGCCAGCACCGTGATCGCGCTCGACGAGATCGGCGCGTCGATACGCTGCCTCGTGCGCGGGGTGCAGCCGGCATGA
- a CDS encoding response regulator, protein MKYCLVVDDSAVIRKVARRILEGLQFRIAEAEDGARAIDACKGEMPDAVLLDWNMPIMDGYEFLRTLRQMPGGKRPKVVFCTTENDIAHIARAMHAGADEYIMKPFDKEIVASKFHQVGLL, encoded by the coding sequence ATGAAATACTGCCTCGTCGTCGACGACTCAGCGGTGATCCGAAAAGTGGCCCGCCGTATCCTGGAGGGGTTGCAGTTCCGGATCGCCGAGGCCGAGGATGGCGCACGCGCCATCGACGCCTGCAAGGGCGAGATGCCTGACGCCGTGCTGCTCGACTGGAACATGCCGATTATGGACGGCTACGAATTCCTGCGCACGCTGCGCCAGATGCCGGGCGGCAAGCGCCCCAAGGTCGTGTTCTGCACCACCGAGAACGACATCGCCCATATAGCGCGCGCCATGCATGCCGGCGCCGACGAGTACATCATGAAGCCCTTCGACAAGGAGATCGTGGCTTCGAAATTCCATCAGGTCGGATTGCTCTGA
- a CDS encoding chemotaxis protein CheW, with protein MSSEPQTPVPAAPGFGDSLDYVTIRIGEQLLGLPIGRVQDVFIANRITVVPRAPDEIVGLINLRGRIVTAICLRKRLGRPVELQRDGQGRYELTAIGIDHGGEAYALIVDAVGEVIRLDRSSFEPLPVHLDRVWAALATGIHRLEGELLVVLDLDAVLDLDLRSAA; from the coding sequence ATGTCGAGCGAACCCCAGACACCTGTCCCCGCCGCGCCCGGCTTCGGCGACTCGCTCGACTACGTGACGATCCGCATCGGCGAGCAGCTTCTCGGCCTGCCCATCGGCCGCGTTCAGGACGTGTTCATCGCCAACCGCATCACCGTCGTTCCGCGCGCCCCGGACGAGATCGTCGGGCTGATCAACCTGCGCGGCCGCATCGTCACCGCGATCTGCCTGCGCAAGCGGCTGGGGCGCCCGGTCGAACTCCAGCGCGACGGCCAGGGTCGCTACGAATTGACGGCGATCGGCATCGATCATGGCGGCGAGGCCTATGCGCTGATCGTCGATGCGGTCGGCGAGGTCATCCGGCTCGACCGGTCGAGCTTCGAGCCGCTTCCGGTTCACCTCGATCGTGTCTGGGCGGCCCTGGCGACGGGAATCCATCGCCTGGAGGGCGAGCTTCTCGTCGTGCTCGATCTCGACGCCGTCCTCGATCTCGACCTTCGCAGCGCGGCCTGA
- a CDS encoding chemotaxis protein CheW, which translates to MDELLQEFLTETGENLDTVDRELVRFEQDPNDRDILRNIFRLVHTVKGTCGFIGLPRLEALTHAAESVIGQFRDGATVNSIAVTAILETIDRIKDILAELAEKGQEPEGNDETLIGELFALAEHAKGELTQQNPAEAPLDPVAAYLARHGQAAPSTASAEDIVFRSAPGPQRGRDGRIEGSEAAVHAEDAQSPPRSGGPATLRVNVDTIEHLMTMVSELVLTRNQLLEVARRQEDAGLKAPLQRLSLITAELQDGVMKTRMQPIGNAWSKLPRIVRDLSAELGKRIELITEGAETELDRQILDLIKDPLIHMVRNCADHAIELPADRHEAGKPEHGTIRLAAYHEGGSVTISIADDGRGLDIERIRGKALARGLATEAELDRLSDAQIGRFIFDPGFSTADSVTAVSGRGVGMDVVKANVDSIGGTVDVASRPGLGTTITIKIPLTLAIISALIVVAGEDRYAIPQIAVRELVRAKAGDDNRIEEINGAPVLRLRGRLLPIVSLPGLMACPGSEQARRVDGEGFIVVTQIGERQFGILVDSVFHTEEIVVKPMSSKLRHIHLFSGNTILGDGTVVLIVDPNGVARLVGATTSETAEEQPLEAATQVHRGERTTMLVFRAGSGSLQALPLSLVTRLEEIEAGEFQRSGGRTLLHYRDRLVPVTPVAETQLRTAGIQPLVIVSNGDLTVALAVEAIVDIVEETFELEMAAAETRGIIGSAMIRGRATDILDLAHYLPLNEPGWFAAGRNAELPGRILLVEPSDFLRDMLSPVLRASGRIIAPIADFSEAALATAGEPIVTALLDLDRDADAAFAFAALLRERARGERLRILGLTTCATPDLHMRAVQAGLDDVIAKFDRRALLSEINAAGSDLRQAA; encoded by the coding sequence ATGGACGAGCTGCTGCAAGAGTTCCTGACGGAGACCGGCGAGAATCTCGACACGGTCGATCGGGAACTCGTTCGCTTCGAACAGGACCCCAACGACCGCGACATCCTGCGGAATATCTTCAGGCTGGTCCATACGGTGAAAGGCACCTGCGGCTTCATCGGCCTGCCCCGGCTGGAAGCGCTGACCCATGCCGCCGAATCGGTGATCGGGCAATTTCGCGACGGCGCCACCGTCAATTCCATCGCCGTCACCGCGATTCTGGAAACGATCGACCGGATCAAGGACATCCTGGCGGAGCTTGCCGAGAAGGGGCAGGAGCCAGAGGGCAATGACGAGACGCTGATCGGCGAGCTGTTCGCGCTGGCCGAGCACGCCAAGGGCGAACTGACGCAGCAGAATCCGGCGGAAGCGCCGCTCGATCCGGTCGCCGCCTATCTGGCCCGCCATGGCCAGGCCGCGCCCTCCACGGCCAGCGCCGAGGACATCGTCTTCCGCAGCGCGCCGGGTCCGCAGCGCGGACGCGACGGGCGCATCGAAGGCAGCGAAGCCGCCGTCCACGCCGAAGACGCCCAAAGCCCGCCCCGCAGCGGCGGCCCGGCCACGCTGCGCGTCAATGTCGATACGATCGAGCATCTGATGACGATGGTCTCGGAGCTCGTCCTGACCCGCAACCAACTCCTGGAAGTTGCGCGGCGCCAGGAGGATGCCGGTCTCAAGGCCCCGCTTCAGCGCCTGTCGCTGATCACCGCCGAATTGCAGGACGGCGTGATGAAGACGCGCATGCAGCCGATCGGCAATGCCTGGTCGAAGCTGCCGCGCATCGTGCGTGACCTCAGCGCCGAACTTGGCAAGCGCATCGAACTGATCACCGAGGGCGCCGAGACCGAGCTCGACCGTCAGATCCTCGACCTGATCAAGGATCCGCTGATTCACATGGTCCGCAACTGCGCCGACCATGCGATCGAGTTGCCTGCCGACCGGCACGAGGCCGGCAAGCCAGAGCACGGCACGATCCGGCTCGCCGCCTATCACGAGGGCGGCTCGGTCACGATCTCGATCGCCGATGACGGCCGGGGCCTCGACATCGAGCGCATCCGCGGCAAGGCCCTCGCCAGGGGCCTCGCGACCGAGGCGGAGCTCGACAGGCTCAGCGACGCGCAGATCGGCCGCTTCATCTTCGATCCCGGCTTCTCCACCGCCGACAGCGTCACCGCCGTCTCCGGCCGCGGCGTCGGCATGGACGTCGTCAAGGCGAATGTCGATTCCATCGGCGGCACGGTCGATGTCGCGAGCCGCCCCGGGCTCGGAACGACCATCACCATCAAGATTCCGCTGACGCTCGCGATCATCTCGGCGCTGATCGTGGTCGCCGGCGAGGACCGCTACGCCATCCCCCAGATCGCGGTGCGCGAGCTCGTCCGGGCCAAGGCGGGTGACGACAACCGCATCGAGGAGATCAACGGCGCCCCGGTGCTGCGCCTGCGCGGGCGCCTCCTGCCGATCGTCTCGCTGCCGGGCCTCATGGCCTGCCCCGGCAGCGAACAGGCCAGGCGCGTGGATGGCGAAGGCTTCATCGTCGTCACCCAGATCGGCGAACGGCAGTTCGGCATCCTCGTCGACAGCGTCTTCCACACCGAGGAAATCGTGGTGAAGCCGATGTCGAGCAAGCTTCGCCATATCCACCTGTTCTCCGGCAATACCATCCTCGGCGACGGCACCGTCGTCCTGATCGTCGATCCCAACGGCGTCGCCCGTCTTGTCGGCGCGACGACGTCCGAAACCGCGGAAGAGCAACCTCTTGAGGCGGCCACCCAGGTGCACCGTGGCGAGCGCACGACAATGCTCGTGTTCCGGGCTGGCTCCGGCAGTCTCCAGGCCCTGCCCCTGTCGCTCGTGACGCGATTGGAAGAGATCGAGGCCGGCGAGTTCCAGCGCAGCGGCGGCCGCACGCTGCTGCATTACCGCGACCGCCTCGTCCCGGTGACGCCGGTGGCCGAGACGCAGCTGCGCACTGCCGGCATCCAGCCGCTCGTCATCGTCTCGAACGGCGATCTCACGGTCGCGCTCGCCGTCGAGGCGATCGTCGACATCGTCGAGGAGACCTTCGAGCTTGAGATGGCGGCGGCCGAGACGCGCGGCATCATCGGCTCGGCCATGATCCGCGGTCGCGCCACCGATATCCTCGACCTCGCCCACTATCTGCCGCTGAACGAGCCCGGCTGGTTCGCGGCCGGCCGCAACGCCGAGCTTCCCGGCCGAATCCTGCTGGTCGAGCCCTCCGACTTCCTGCGCGACATGCTGAGCCCGGTGCTGCGGGCTTCCGGTCGCATCATCGCCCCGATCGCCGATTTCAGCGAAGCCGCCCTGGCGACCGCGGGCGAACCGATCGTGACCGCCCTGCTCGACCTCGATCGCGACGCCGACGCCGCCTTTGCCTTCGCCGCCCTCCTGCGCGAGCGGGCCAGGGGCGAGCGCCTGCGCATCCTCGGCCTGACCACATGCGCCACGCCCGACCTTCACATGCGCGCGGTCCAGGCCGGTCTTGACGACGTCATCGCAAAATTCGACCGCCGCGCCCTTCTGAGCGAGATCAACGCGGCCGGCTCCGATCTGAGGCAGGCGGCATGA
- a CDS encoding histidine phosphotransferase family protein has protein sequence MTDISLEPLDLAALLCSRVCHDVISPVGAIVNALEVLEEDDPSMRDFALELIKKSARAASARLQFARLAFGAAGSAGAMIDLGDAGNVANGFLNDEKLSLDWEAPRALLPKNQVKLLLNLLVIATQAVPRGGKLVSRATVDGEQGAFEITATGSHARIPAHVEELLAGRSDTGTIDAHAVQPLYTGMVARAAEMGITFAIEGDTVTIKAAKAA, from the coding sequence ATGACCGACATCTCGCTCGAGCCGCTCGACCTGGCTGCGCTTCTCTGCAGCCGCGTCTGCCACGACGTGATCAGCCCGGTCGGCGCGATTGTCAACGCTCTCGAAGTTCTGGAGGAGGACGATCCCTCGATGCGCGATTTCGCGCTGGAGCTGATCAAGAAGAGCGCACGCGCCGCTTCCGCCCGGCTGCAATTCGCCCGCCTCGCCTTCGGCGCGGCGGGTTCCGCCGGCGCGATGATCGATCTCGGCGATGCCGGCAATGTCGCCAACGGCTTCCTCAACGACGAGAAGCTCTCGCTCGACTGGGAGGCGCCACGCGCCCTGCTCCCGAAGAATCAGGTCAAGCTGCTGCTCAACCTGCTGGTCATCGCGACGCAGGCCGTGCCGCGCGGCGGCAAGCTCGTCTCGCGCGCGACGGTCGACGGCGAGCAGGGTGCGTTCGAGATCACCGCGACGGGCTCGCATGCCCGCATCCCGGCTCATGTCGAGGAGCTCCTGGCCGGCCGCTCGGATACCGGCACGATCGATGCCCACGCCGTCCAGCCGCTCTATACCGGCATGGTCGCCCGCGCGGCCGAAATGGGCATCACCTTCGCCATCGAGGGCGATACCGTGACGATCAAGGCAGCCAAGGCCGCGTGA
- a CDS encoding 3'(2'),5'-bisphosphate nucleotidase CysQ produces MIGHDDPRLHDRDGLGRKLAEAAGLSAAVLLAKRAARDVTLKSDGSPVCSADLAADHAAKQALARLLPGFPIVSEETAPDAAPGAIFILLDPLDGTREFLAGGDSYCVAIAVVSDGRPIAGAIAAPAMGRLWFSGTRAYVQDFGPDGVLFGEAQPTAVRAVPGEGPVALVSRFHGDGRSDGITASMCCSKGIPVSSAVKFGLIASGEADIHVRCGQTMEWDIAAGDAILSAAGGIVLTLDGALPDYGRSERQFRNPPFVAASSEKLARRAIAGDCGG; encoded by the coding sequence ATGATCGGCCATGACGATCCCCGCCTGCACGACCGCGACGGGCTGGGGCGCAAACTGGCGGAAGCCGCCGGGTTGAGTGCGGCGGTCCTGCTGGCGAAGCGGGCGGCGCGCGACGTCACGCTCAAGAGCGACGGTTCGCCCGTCTGCTCGGCCGATCTTGCGGCGGACCACGCCGCCAAGCAGGCGCTGGCGCGCCTCCTGCCCGGCTTTCCGATCGTCAGCGAGGAAACCGCCCCGGATGCGGCGCCCGGCGCGATCTTCATCCTGCTCGACCCGCTCGACGGCACGCGCGAGTTCCTCGCCGGCGGCGACAGCTATTGCGTCGCTATCGCGGTGGTGAGCGACGGCCGGCCGATCGCGGGCGCGATCGCCGCCCCGGCGATGGGGCGGCTCTGGTTCTCCGGCACGCGGGCCTATGTGCAGGATTTCGGCCCTGACGGCGTCCTGTTCGGCGAGGCGCAGCCGACGGCCGTGCGCGCCGTTCCGGGCGAAGGCCCGGTCGCGCTGGTCAGCCGCTTCCACGGCGACGGCCGCAGCGACGGCATCACCGCCTCGATGTGCTGCAGCAAGGGCATCCCGGTCTCGTCGGCGGTGAAATTCGGATTGATCGCCTCGGGCGAGGCGGACATCCATGTCCGTTGCGGCCAGACGATGGAATGGGACATCGCGGCCGGCGACGCCATCCTCTCGGCGGCGGGCGGTATCGTGCTGACGCTGGACGGAGCCTTGCCCGATTACGGGCGCAGCGAGCGGCAGTTCCGCAATCCGCCCTTCGTGGCGGCGTCGAGCGAAAAACTGGCGCGTCGGGCGATCGCCGGGGATTGCGGCGGCTGA
- a CDS encoding YHS domain-containing (seleno)protein, with translation MKAATRQRRILLAAGLLSLALNGPASRANSPSAAASATTPVPLPSLPDLPAVGEVMQRDLHTGLAINGVDPVSYRLGAKPLAGRAEYELIQDRFVWRFASRANLEAFRDAPGIYMPAFGGFDPTGVANGVAVESDPSQFAIIGSRLFLFRSAENRQRFLREPGLLAQAESRWNAVLRVVAR, from the coding sequence ATGAAGGCCGCAACAAGGCAGCGCCGGATATTGCTCGCCGCCGGCCTGCTGTCGCTCGCCCTGAACGGGCCGGCATCCCGCGCGAACTCCCCATCGGCGGCGGCGAGCGCAACGACACCGGTGCCCCTCCCGAGCCTGCCGGACCTGCCTGCCGTCGGCGAGGTGATGCAGCGGGACCTCCACACCGGCCTGGCCATCAACGGCGTCGACCCGGTTTCCTATCGGCTCGGCGCGAAGCCGCTGGCCGGGCGCGCCGAATACGAGCTCATCCAGGATCGTTTCGTCTGGCGCTTCGCCTCGCGGGCCAATCTCGAAGCCTTCCGCGACGCGCCCGGCATCTATATGCCGGCCTTCGGCGGCTTTGACCCGACCGGCGTCGCCAATGGCGTCGCCGTCGAAAGCGATCCCAGCCAGTTCGCGATCATCGGATCGCGCCTGTTCCTGTTCCGCTCGGCCGAAAACCGTCAGCGCTTCCTGCGGGAACCCGGCTTGCTGGCTCAGGCCGAGAGTCGCTGGAACGCGGTGCTGCGCGTGGTCGCCCGCTGA
- a CDS encoding DUF1134 domain-containing protein, with the protein MTQTRRNLITGGLAVAGASLTGGPLSALAQNYQNQQSFSQNELVGSGHKFFGNVSRGLALTIEEAVRRWGEPNGYVLGQEASGAFVGGLRYGEGQLYTRNAGDRRVFWQGPSIGFDFGGEGARTMMLVYNLPMVDALYQRFAGVDGSAYFIGGFGFTALTAEGITVVPIRTGVGWRLGVNLGYLKFTPQATWNPF; encoded by the coding sequence ATGACCCAGACCCGCCGCAACCTGATCACGGGCGGTCTCGCCGTGGCCGGCGCGAGCCTGACGGGGGGGCCGCTTTCCGCGCTCGCCCAGAACTATCAGAACCAGCAATCGTTCAGCCAGAATGAGCTCGTCGGCTCCGGCCACAAGTTCTTCGGCAATGTGTCGCGCGGTCTCGCGCTCACCATCGAGGAGGCGGTGCGCCGCTGGGGCGAGCCGAATGGCTATGTGCTCGGCCAGGAAGCTTCCGGCGCCTTCGTCGGCGGCCTGCGCTATGGCGAGGGCCAGCTCTACACGCGCAATGCCGGCGACCGCCGCGTGTTCTGGCAGGGCCCTTCGATCGGCTTCGATTTCGGCGGCGAAGGCGCCCGCACGATGATGCTGGTCTACAACCTCCCGATGGTCGATGCGCTCTACCAGCGCTTCGCGGGCGTTGACGGCTCGGCCTATTTCATCGGTGGCTTCGGCTTCACCGCGCTGACGGCGGAGGGGATCACCGTGGTGCCGATCCGCACCGGCGTCGGCTGGCGGCTCGGCGTGAATCTCGGTTATCTCAAGTTCACGCCGCAGGCGACCTGGAACCCGTTCTGA
- a CDS encoding sugar kinase, with protein sequence MTDSRFDLLCLGEPLGEFNATRAESGAFLFGHGGDTSNCAVAAARQGMSVGYLGALGDDSAGHSIRGLWKREGVDDSHVATHPSAPTGLYFVDHGPSGHVFSYLRAGSAASLYGPRDLPRDLIRSARIIQASGISQAISASACDAVFEAFDTARKAGVLTAYDTNLRLKLWPLTRARAIIHAACAMADIILPGLDDATQLTGLNNPDAIVDFYLGLGARVVALTLGHEGSLVATPVRRERFRPIKVDAIDATGAGDCYDGAFLAEYLRTGDAFTAGAYANVAAALSTLGYGAVAPLPRRADVEARIAAEVRS encoded by the coding sequence GTGACCGACAGCCGCTTCGATCTCCTTTGCCTCGGCGAGCCGCTCGGCGAGTTCAATGCGACCCGCGCCGAGAGCGGTGCCTTCCTGTTCGGCCATGGCGGCGACACCTCGAACTGCGCGGTCGCGGCGGCGCGCCAGGGCATGTCGGTCGGCTATCTCGGCGCGCTCGGCGATGACAGTGCCGGCCATTCGATCCGCGGCCTGTGGAAGCGCGAAGGCGTCGACGACAGCCATGTCGCGACCCATCCGAGCGCGCCGACCGGCCTCTATTTCGTCGATCACGGTCCCTCCGGCCATGTCTTCTCCTATCTGCGCGCCGGCTCGGCCGCGAGCCTCTACGGCCCGCGCGACCTGCCGCGCGACCTGATCCGTTCGGCCCGGATCATCCAGGCTTCCGGCATCAGCCAGGCGATCTCGGCCAGCGCCTGCGACGCCGTGTTCGAGGCCTTCGACACGGCCCGCAAGGCAGGGGTTCTCACCGCCTACGACACCAATCTGCGTCTGAAGCTCTGGCCGCTGACCCGCGCCAGGGCGATCATCCATGCCGCCTGCGCCATGGCCGACATCATCCTGCCCGGCCTCGACGACGCGACGCAGCTCACGGGGCTCAACAATCCCGATGCCATCGTCGATTTCTACCTCGGTCTCGGTGCACGGGTCGTGGCGCTGACGCTCGGCCATGAGGGCTCGCTGGTGGCGACGCCGGTCCGGCGCGAGCGCTTCCGGCCGATCAAGGTCGATGCGATCGACGCGACGGGCGCGGGCGACTGCTATGATGGCGCCTTCCTCGCCGAATACCTGCGCACGGGCGATGCCTTCACTGCGGGCGCCTATGCCAATGTCGCGGCGGCCCTGTCGACGCTCGGCTATGGCGCGGTCGCGCCGTTGCCGCGCCGCGCCGATGTCGAGGCGCGCATCGCTGCGGAGGTCCGTTCCTGA
- a CDS encoding TIGR01459 family HAD-type hydrolase has product MSVPVLKRAGDLLARYDVLISDVWGVVHDGLWALEPACDALMAYRERGGTVVLLSNAPGPSQQVANLLDAKRVPRESWDRLVTSGDVTRALIAQSHHKRAYHIGWQSDRAVFDGLDVTLVDEDKADIVVATELNDYRTETPEQYRPLLERFARRGLPFICGNPDLVVHVGEDLLPCAGSLATIYEQLGGSVAWAGKPYGPAYDLALAAAADARGGRSVEPGKVLVIGDAVRTDLAGARLMGFDSLFIAGGIHRDETMRGGEVDAAGLARVLDGLPVQPIAAMGALA; this is encoded by the coding sequence ATGAGCGTTCCGGTTCTGAAGCGGGCGGGCGATCTTCTCGCCCGCTACGATGTGCTGATCAGCGACGTCTGGGGCGTGGTGCATGACGGGCTCTGGGCGCTGGAGCCGGCCTGCGACGCGTTGATGGCCTATCGCGAGCGCGGCGGCACGGTGGTGCTGCTTTCGAATGCGCCGGGCCCGTCGCAGCAGGTCGCCAACCTCCTCGACGCCAAGCGCGTGCCGCGCGAATCCTGGGACCGGCTGGTCACCTCCGGCGACGTCACGCGGGCGCTGATCGCGCAGAGCCATCACAAGCGCGCCTATCATATCGGCTGGCAGAGCGACCGGGCCGTCTTCGACGGGCTCGATGTCACGCTCGTCGATGAGGACAAGGCCGATATCGTCGTCGCGACCGAGCTCAACGACTACCGCACCGAGACGCCGGAGCAGTACCGGCCGCTGCTGGAGCGCTTCGCCCGGCGCGGCCTGCCCTTCATCTGCGGCAATCCCGATCTCGTCGTGCATGTCGGCGAGGACCTGCTGCCCTGCGCCGGTTCGCTCGCGACGATCTATGAGCAGCTCGGCGGCTCCGTCGCCTGGGCCGGCAAACCCTATGGCCCGGCCTATGATCTCGCGCTGGCGGCGGCGGCCGACGCGCGCGGCGGCCGGTCGGTCGAGCCCGGCAAGGTGCTGGTGATCGGCGATGCGGTCCGTACCGACCTCGCCGGGGCGCGCCTGATGGGCTTCGACAGCCTGTTCATCGCCGGCGGCATCCATCGCGACGAGACGATGCGGGGCGGCGAGGTCGATGCGGCCGGGCTCGCCAGGGTGCTGGACGGTCTCCCCGTCCAGCCGATCGCGGCGATGGGCGCGCTGGCCTGA